From Candidatus Neomarinimicrobiota bacterium:
GCTGTTTAGAGCACTCGGTAATAGCAGAACTGGATTTATGCTACCCATTTCCGCAAAAAATGGAATAGGATTCTTCCGCTGATTGGCAATATTATAAAGAATTCTCCCGGCCGTTTGAGAACCGGTGAATCCTGCCGCTTTAATTCTTTCGTTTTTAATCAAAGCCTGTCCAACCGTTGAGCCTGCCCCATGGAGTAATGAAAATACGCCATCAGGCATACCCGCTTTTTGGGCAGCTTTAACTATGGCAGAACCGACCAAAGCGCTGGTTCCAGGATGAGCGCCGTGTGCTTTTACAATTACTGGGTTTCCTCCGGCCAATGCAGATGCAGTATCTCCACCAGCGGTAGAAAAAGCTAATGGAAAATTACTAGCGGCAAATACAGCCACCGGCCCCATGGGTACAAGCATTCGGCGAATATCAGGTTTGGGGACTGGAATTCGATCCGGTTGCGCTGTATCAATGGTGGCTTCTAGCCAAGACCCTTCGGCCACAAGATTTGCAAACATTTGCAATTGTCCTATGGTTCTTCCACGTTCACCCAAAATACGTGCTTCTGGCAATCCGGATTCGGCACAACAACGTTGGACCAACTCATCGCCCAAATTCATTATCTCATCCGCGATGGCATTTAGGAATGCTGCTTTTTTGGTGCCAGATATTTTACCGTATTCAACAAAAGCAGATGTGGCCAAATCCACAGCGCGATTGATCTCTTCATCTGTAGCTCCGGGGAATTTCCCCGGCAGTGTTTCATCAGTAGTGGGGTTATATCCAGTGGTAAATGAATCCCCATTTGCCGAAGTAGAAAATCCGATTAAATTGGTTTCTATCATTGTAGTCTCCATTATAAAGATGGCATTTCTGGACGGATGGCCAAAGCATCGTTAATGATCTTTTGAACGCGGGTCCGTTCTTCCCCAACCAGTGGAAGGCGCGGTGGGCGTACAGGTTCAGTACCAATCCCAGTGGCCACTTCTGCCAATTTAATATATTGGACTAACTTTGGATGAATATCTAGTTCTAATAGTGGCATAAACCATCGGTAGATTTCCCGCGCTTCTTTAAGACGGTCTTGTTGAACCAATTCATAAATCACAACCGTTTCCCTCGGGAAAGCATCAACCAGCCCAGCGACCCAACCGTCGGCCCCAAGAGCCAGTTCTTCCAGCGCTAATGTATCGACACCGCATAAAATTTTAATATCATTCCCGAAAGCATTTCTCATTCGTGTCACGTTGGTTACATCCCGCGTTGATTCCTTAGTGGCCTCAATCGAATCCAGTTTCAAAAGTTCCTCGAACATAGGAATCGTAATCTCAATTTTATAGTCAATAGGATTGTTGTAGGTCATAATTGGTAGATCACAAGAGGTGGCTACCGCTTTATAGAATTCAACCGTTTCCCTACTATCGGATGGGTAGCGCATTGGGGGCAGCATCATAAGTCCATCGGCGCCATTGACTTGGGCATTTTGGGCAGCAGATACAGCATCGGTAGTAGACTGCTCGGCAATATTCATAATTACTGGGATGCGGTCATTTATATGACCAACGGCTGCTATTAGCAATTCAACTTTTTCATTTTGCGTAAGGGTACTGGCTTCTCCCAAACTACCGCCAATTACGCAACCGTGGACGCCCGATTCAATTTGAAATTCGATATTGTGAAGAAA
This genomic window contains:
- a CDS encoding aldehyde dehydrogenase family protein, which encodes MIETNLIGFSTSANGDSFTTGYNPTTDETLPGKFPGATDEEINRAVDLATSAFVEYGKISGTKKAAFLNAIADEIMNLGDELVQRCCAESGLPEARILGERGRTIGQLQMFANLVAEGSWLEATIDTAQPDRIPVPKPDIRRMLVPMGPVAVFAASNFPLAFSTAGGDTASALAGGNPVIVKAHGAHPGTSALVGSAIVKAAQKAGMPDGVFSLLHGAGSTVGQALIKNERIKAAGFTGSQTAGRILYNIANQRKNPIPFFAEMGSINPVLLLPSALNS
- a CDS encoding dihydrodipicolinate synthase family protein, producing MKPEWKGVYPALTTKFTNDDQLDIPAFLHNIEFQIESGVHGCVIGGSLGEASTLTQNEKVELLIAAVGHINDRIPVIMNIAEQSTTDAVSAAQNAQVNGADGLMMLPPMRYPSDSRETVEFYKAVATSCDLPIMTYNNPIDYKIEITIPMFEELLKLDSIEATKESTRDVTNVTRMRNAFGNDIKILCGVDTLALEELALGADGWVAGLVDAFPRETVVIYELVQQDRLKEAREIYRWFMPLLELDIHPKLVQYIKLAEVATGIGTEPVRPPRLPLVGEERTRVQKIINDALAIRPEMPSL